In the genome of Candidatus Desulfatibia profunda, the window TTAATAATATTTTTAAGGAATTCTGTTGATTTGAATTTCCAAAATTTAAAACCCTTCGGGATTTCCAATTTCACCGCATCTACAGCGTCAAATGCCGTCCCGCATAGCCGACTATAACGGAACGACATTTTCCTTGTATCTGCGGCAAACTTGAAAATCGCTCAATTTGGGTGTAAGTAAAAATCCAGCCTTCAACCTATACCCAAACAAAATACAAGATGAGAAATATTCCATGATCTGAACACCGTAAATCTGCCCCGGGAACCATTGCCTCAAGGGACAGCTTTTGTTGAAACCAAACAGAATATCATTCAAGGAAATTAAAAAATGAGCAAAATAACAGGATTAAAAAGAGTGGTCGTGACCGGTTTGGGGGTAGTGACACCGCTGGGTTTGGATGTGCCTTCCACCTGGCAGGCGATGCTTGAAAATAAGTCCGGCATTGACTGGATCAGCAATTGGGGTGATTTGCAAAACGTCAAAGATAAGTATAAATTATCAGACGATTTCCCTTTTATTGCAGGAGAAGTGAAAGGTTTCGATATTAAAGAACTCATCAAACAAAGAAAGGTCGGCTTTTCAAAAGAAGACTTAAAACAGACCAAATATATGGATCCTTTTATAGAGTTTGCCGATGCAGCGGCTTTAGAAGCAGTGGCTGATTCTGGCGCACAATTAGAGGATGGAAAAATCGATCCAAATCGCATAGGCGTCATCATCGGTTCGGGGCAAGGTGGAATTCAAACTTTGGAAAACGAATTTATGCGTCTTATAGAAGGCAAAAAAGTGTCGCCCTTTTTAATTCCGCGTGAAATCCCCAACTTGGCGGCCGGCAATATCAGCATCTCCTTTAAAGCCAAAGGCATCAATGCCTGTCTATCCACAGCCTGTGCTTCCGGAGCGCACGCCTTGGGGCAAGCTTTTCATAGAATTCAATCCGGAAAAGAAGATGCGATTCTTTGCGGGGGAGCGGAAGCTTCGATCACGCCGCTTACGGTTTCAGGCTTTCATGCCCTTAAAGCGCTTTCGGCCGATTTCAAGACCCCAAAAACAGCCTCCCGGCCCTTTGATAAAGACCGCAATGGTTTTGTTATGGCAGAGGGTGCCGGGGTTTTAATTTTAGAAGCGCTGGAACACGCTTTAGCCAGGAAAGCCAAAATTTATGCCGAAGTGATGGGTTGCGGCATGACCGGGGATGCCAGTCATATTACCGATCCGGATATTGATGGGGCGACTCGTTGCATCCGAATAGCTTTAGAAGATGCCGGCCTCAGACCCGAAGACGTCGATTTAATCAGTCCGCATGCGACGTCCACGCCCA includes:
- the fabF gene encoding beta-ketoacyl-ACP synthase II, with protein sequence MSKITGLKRVVVTGLGVVTPLGLDVPSTWQAMLENKSGIDWISNWGDLQNVKDKYKLSDDFPFIAGEVKGFDIKELIKQRKVGFSKEDLKQTKYMDPFIEFADAAALEAVADSGAQLEDGKIDPNRIGVIIGSGQGGIQTLENEFMRLIEGKKVSPFLIPREIPNLAAGNISISFKAKGINACLSTACASGAHALGQAFHRIQSGKEDAILCGGAEASITPLTVSGFHALKALSADFKTPKTASRPFDKDRNGFVMAEGAGVLILEALEHALARKAKIYAEVMGCGMTGDASHITDPDIDGATRCIRIALEDAGLRPEDVDLISPHATSTPKGDINEARAIKEVFGTDRAKPLITASKSQIGHSLGAIGAIEAAFCVLSIRDNVVPPIQNLDHVDEECKGLNYVIGKAQEAKIDVVLTNSFGFGGTNATLIFKRYWV